From Kitasatospora sp. MAP12-44:
TGCTGCCGACAAGGTGGAGACGTTCGGTCCACCAGGGCCGTCCCACGAACCCGGTGAGCCCGGCCGCGGCCTGCGGCACGCTGGTGGGATCGTCGCGGCGCGACCGTGCCAGGGTCAGATGGGGGCGCAGCGGGCGGTCCCTGAACTCGATCCCGCAGGACCTGACCAGGTCCCGGACGTCGGCGGCGAGCAGGTGCAGTCCCTCCAGGTCCCCCTCGATCCCGCTCCACAGCAGTCGTTGGTCGAAGTCGCCGCCGCCCCGCAATCTCAGGCGCAGGGCGGGGTGCGACGCGGTCCGACCGGCCAGCGCCGACCGCAGCAACGGCACTGCCGTGGACGGCAGTTCACCGAGGAAGGCCAGTGTGATGTGCCAGTCCTCGATCCGGTTCCACCGCAGCCGCGGGTACCTGGCGTAGGCAGGCTGCAGGGCGCGGGCCAGTTCGTCCTTGGCGTCGTCGGGCGGAGCCAGTGCCACGAAGAGGCGCAGGGTCGAGGGCTCGGAGTGATCGTCCACGAAGGGGGAGGTTAGCCGAGGACAGGTCGCCTGCGCTCGCCGGGGCCGACGCGCCGATCGTCGCCCGCTACTCCGCTGCGGCCGCCGCAACCACGAACCAGTGGGCCGGCAGCGCGACCCGGGCGCCGTCCGGGCGGCGCCGGCTCATCGCGAGGTCGCACTCGCCCTGGTCGAGGATCTCCAACCCTGCGCCGCGCAGCAGCTCGGGCAGTTCCCCTGGAGCGACTTCGGCTGGGCGCAGTTGGTGCTTGCGCACCTGTCGCAGCTTCTCCGGCCGGCCACCCGGCCGTTCGGCGACCTGTTGGAGCACCGCCTTGGCGGCGGCGGTCGGCTCGACCACGCCCCGGACGGCGGATAATGGCCGAGCCGCAGACCGGATGCGTCGGCGGCACCGATCGATGGAGAGGCAGAGGACGGATGACCCTGGAGAAGGGCCGGCGCGTGAGGCTGGCTGAGGACCTCGGGATCGGTGAGGCTGTCGCCGGGGAGCCCGAAGCCGTCGTCGGATTTCTCTCGCTGGGAGCCGGGATCGAGGGCACCGTCGAGCACGTGGACGGGGAGCTCGCGGAGAGCGAGGAGGTCCGCGAGTACCAGCGGCTCAGAGCGCTGTTCGAGGACTACGGGCACACCATGCCGGCGGCGAGCCGGGAGCGGCTGGAGACGGAGATCGCCGCGCTGGAGCCGGAGTGGGCCGCGTATCAGGAGCGCGGAAGGCGGGTGACGGTCCGGGTCCGGTGGGACAACGGCTTCGTCCTGGACGGGGCGCACCAGGACATCCTCACCCCACTGTGAAGGAGGACGCCCTGGCGCCACGGCGGCCAGACCCGGCTGGTTCTCCCACCTGGCCGGCGCCCAGCCGGCAGGACGGGCGCCGACGAACCCGTTCCCGGAGAGGCACAGCACCCGCGCGTCCAGGCCGCCTCGGCTCGCGCGGCGCCGCTGCCTGTGATGCGCTCACCCCGGCCGTCTGTGGGTGATGGACCGTAACCACCCCGAGTGAGCGGTCAGATCGTCCAGTCGATCGGGTAGTTGACGATGGGGATGAAGACGACGCCGGCCTTCTCGGTAATCGCCCGGGCGTCCACGGTCATCTCCGTGAGCCGGCTCATCTGCTCTGCGTGCT
This genomic window contains:
- the thpR gene encoding RNA 2',3'-cyclic phosphodiesterase, coding for MDDHSEPSTLRLFVALAPPDDAKDELARALQPAYARYPRLRWNRIEDWHITLAFLGELPSTAVPLLRSALAGRTASHPALRLRLRGGGDFDQRLLWSGIEGDLEGLHLLAADVRDLVRSCGIEFRDRPLRPHLTLARSRRDDPTSVPQAAAGLTGFVGRPWWTERLHLVGSNIGRGPGPIHYRDIEAWRLAAAVRAGGDGALTEL